ATACCATAACGCTCGATTACACAGAGACAGTGGATATATCTCCGGACATAAAGCTGACCTTTTACAACGCTGGCCATATACTCGGCTCGGCCTTAGCCCATCTTAACATAGAGAGCGCGAGGCACAACGTCCTTTATACGGGCGACTTCAGGTTCAGGGACACTAAATTACTCGATAAAGCTGTGAGGAAATTCCCAAGGGTAGAAACTCTCATAATGGAGTGCACTTACGGCGGGGAATCCGACGTACTACCGAGCCTCCCGGAGGCTGAGGAAGCGCTCTTCTCGGTAATAAAGGGGACGGCTGAGAGAGGGGGGAAAGTACTGATACCCGCATTAGCCGTGGGAAGGGCTCAGGAGATAATGCTCTCCTTAGTTGATGGTTTTGAGAGGGGCCTCCTTCCGGATATACCTGTCTATTTAGATGGCATGATATACGATTCCACAGCCATACACTCAGCATATCCTGATTACCTCTCAAATTACGTCAGGGAGAGCGTCTTCAAGAGGGATAGGGATCCCTTCACAGAGCCCCATTTCAACTTCGTTAGCTCCGATGAGAGGCCCGACGTGACTAAGGGGGGTCCTGCTGTCATAATAGCTCCATCAGGTATGCTGACCGGCGGGCCCAGCGTCGATTACCTCAAGCTCCTCGCCCCGGGCGAGGAGAACTCCATAGTGCTAGTAAGCTATCAAGCCGAGGGTACTCTGGGAAGGAGGCTGAGGGATGGGGCTAGGGAACTGAGGCTCCAGGATGAGGAAGGTTATATAACAATAAAAGTTAAGGCGGATGTGAGAGTAATTGAGGGCTTCAGCGCTCACGCCGACAAAGTCCAGCTCCTCAGTTACCTCAGCACGATGGAGCCTAGGCCCCACAGGGTCTTCCTGGTTCACGGTGAGGAGGAGAAGATGAGGGAGTTCGGACCCCTCGCATCAAAATCGGCCTCTATCAGGACGGTATCCCCGCAAATAGGTGAGACCTTTAAGTTAGCTTAATCCGGGCTGCGCCATATCTCGATGAACCTGGGCACTATGAGTATCGGAGGATAGCCCCTGTCCCTTATCATGACGAGATCTCCGCCCATCTCCAGTATCCTCTCCTTCAGCTTCTGGACCATGAACTTGAGCTTCTCCTCCCCCTCTGAAGCGAGATCATCGTACCTCAGAAGCACTATGTTCCCCTCGTTTATCTCGTTCAATATCTGCTCGACATCCTCAGCGCTCCTGAGGTTCATCGGCTTCACTGTTATGGCTTTCTCGGATAGGAACCTCGGTCTAGCTGGCTCAACATCGAGGGGCTCCTCCTCAAACCCCTCCTCTTCCCCCTCCTCATAATATTCTTCCTCCTCATGCTTGCCCCCGAATATCTTCCTGAAGAAACCCATGATCGCACCCAACATAGGGGGGAGGGCGCGGTATTTAAATTATGAAGGGCTTAAGGCTGGGGTCGAGATGTCGAGCGCCATGAGGTACCTCGCTAAGAGCATGAACGGAAGCGTGCTAGTGATACTGAAGAACGGGGTTTACGTTAGGGGAATACTGAAGTCATACGATAATCACCTCAACCTGATACTCGATAACGCGGAGGAGATAATGGAAGGGAATGCTAAGAAGCTGGGGAAGAGGGTCCTGATAAGGGGAGATAACGTTATAGCTATATCAACCCAGAAGATAGAGATAGGTGAGGAGGAATGAAGGGAACGCCATCGATGGGAAGAAGGAGCAGAGGACAAACCCATGTCAGGTGCAGGAGGTGCGGGAGGCACTCTTTTAACATCAGAAAGGGATACTGCGCTGCGTGCGGCTTCGGAAGGAGCAAGAGAATACGCAGCTATGCATGGGCGAAAGGTTAAAAAAGGGCCCCATAGAATAGATGTGGGCCGGTGGCGCAGTTGGTAGCGCGCCCGCTTGGCATGCGGGAGGTCGGGGGTTCGAATCCCCCCCGGTCCACTTAGCCGGGGTAGCTCAGAGGGAGAGCGTCCGGCTGAAGACCGGAAGGTCGAGGGTTCAAATCCCTCCCCCGGCACTCCTAGTTTTACGGTCCGCGTCTCAGGTAGCTCGCTATAATGTCCGGATACATGAAATTTCCGGACACCAGTTCATGGGCTATGTAGGGGGAAGGGCGTTCACTCGATCAACCGCTTTTTTCATAAATCTTTACTTTATTCCGTAGTTAATTATGTTATTTAATTTGGCCTATAACCTAAGTTGAGTTAGTGCCATCATGAGAAAAGATAACATAATATAGAGAATCATCAACATAACTTAGGTGATTTTTATGAGTGGAGTTATCGGTCCGAAAATCGTAACACAAGTTCCCGGACCCAGGGCCAAGGCGATAATAGAGAGGCATCACAAGAGCGTAGCTACGACGACAAACGACCCTGAAGGTATGCCTCTCGTAATAGAGAGGGGAGAGGGTGTTTGGATATGGGATGTCGATGGGAACGTTTACCTCGATTTCGCAACTGGAATAGGGGTTAACAACGTCGGCATAAGGCATCCGGAGGTTCAAAAGGCCATAGAGGAGCAGTTAAATAAGATATGGCATGCGGCAGGGACAGATTTTTACATAGAGAGGCAGGTAGAACTCGCTGAGAAGCTCAATCAAATAGCTCCGGGGAACTTCCAGAAGAAGACCTTCTTCAGCAACAGCGGGGCGGAGAGCAATGAAGCTGCGATAAAATTAGCTAGGTGGAGCACGCAGAGGAAGCTCTTCATAGGATTCATAGGGGCTTTTCACGGGAGGACATTGGGTGTCCTGAGCGTTACAGCTAGTAAGACAACTCAACGCTCCAGGTTCTTCCCGACGATGCCAGGAGTATACCATGCCCCCTATCCCAATCCCTACAGGAACCCTTGGCATATAGATGGCTACGAGAATCCAGACGAGTTAGTCAGCAGGGCTATAGAGTTCATAGAGGAGTACATGCTGAACAAGTACGTGCCACCTGAGGAAGTGGCAGCTTTCATGTTCGAGCCAATTCAGGGGGAGGGAGGCTACGTCGTTCCACCGAAGAACTTCTTCAGGGAGCTCAAGAAACTCGCTGATAAGTACGGGATACTCCTGATAGATGACGAAGTTCAGATGGGGATGGGAAGGACAGGGAAGATGTTCGCAATCGAGCACTTCGGAGTGATTCCGGACATATTGACTTTAGCGAAATCTCTAGGTGGAGGTATACCTATAGGAGCTACCGTATACAGGAGCGACCTGGACTTCGGGACGTCAGGGGCTCACAGTAATACATTCGGCGGTAATGCTGTCGCTTGTGCTGCAGCTCTAGCTACGATAAATGTCATTCAGAAGAGCCTGGATAATGTGGCTAAGCTGGAGAAGATATTCAAGGAGAGGCTGAATGAGATGAAGGAGAGGTACGCCAATATAGGGGATGTCAGGGGGATAGGACTAGCCTGGGGAGTGGAGTTCGTCAAGGATAGGAAGACTAAGGAATATGCCAGGGCTGAGAGGGACAAGATAATTCTGGAGGCCCTGAGGAGAGGTCTTGTAATGCTTCCATGTGGAGCAAGCACGATTAGAATAATCCCGGCACTTATAATGACTGAGGAGCAGGCCAAGATAGGCCTAGATATATTCGAGCAAGCGATAAAGGCCGTTTTAAAATAAACATTTTTTTAATTCTTGATGATAC
The sequence above is drawn from the Candidatus Korarchaeum cryptofilum OPF8 genome and encodes:
- a CDS encoding 50S ribosomal protein L37e, which translates into the protein MKGTPSMGRRSRGQTHVRCRRCGRHSFNIRKGYCAACGFGRSKRIRSYAWAKG
- a CDS encoding LSm family protein; amino-acid sequence: MSSAMRYLAKSMNGSVLVILKNGVYVRGILKSYDNHLNLILDNAEEIMEGNAKKLGKRVLIRGDNVIAISTQKIEIGEEE
- a CDS encoding acetyl ornithine aminotransferase family protein, translated to MSGVIGPKIVTQVPGPRAKAIIERHHKSVATTTNDPEGMPLVIERGEGVWIWDVDGNVYLDFATGIGVNNVGIRHPEVQKAIEEQLNKIWHAAGTDFYIERQVELAEKLNQIAPGNFQKKTFFSNSGAESNEAAIKLARWSTQRKLFIGFIGAFHGRTLGVLSVTASKTTQRSRFFPTMPGVYHAPYPNPYRNPWHIDGYENPDELVSRAIEFIEEYMLNKYVPPEEVAAFMFEPIQGEGGYVVPPKNFFRELKKLADKYGILLIDDEVQMGMGRTGKMFAIEHFGVIPDILTLAKSLGGGIPIGATVYRSDLDFGTSGAHSNTFGGNAVACAAALATINVIQKSLDNVAKLEKIFKERLNEMKERYANIGDVRGIGLAWGVEFVKDRKTKEYARAERDKIILEALRRGLVMLPCGASTIRIIPALIMTEEQAKIGLDIFEQAIKAVLK
- a CDS encoding beta-CASP ribonuclease aCPSF1, translated to MSEDLKAKVKKYFSQYAKVEKVELEGPFVTLLVENPKEILDKPDLVVNAAKTLKKKIIVLASKPLMDEAAAAEFIRRTIPENAEIEDLKFVPETGEVYIIAKRTGYVVGKGGANIVEILKETGWRPVVMRAPTIRSTFLDIFYNVIISGAPERKKVMKKLSERIFREPLNLSRGLYATFLGAAREVGRSSVLITTDESNVLLDCGISLSSRSAFPRLDLIDIDELDAVIITHAHLDHSGALPLLFKYGYRGPVYLTRPTRDLMMLLLYDYINLSQRVGSIPFFSWRDVVNMMNHTITLDYTETVDISPDIKLTFYNAGHILGSALAHLNIESARHNVLYTGDFRFRDTKLLDKAVRKFPRVETLIMECTYGGESDVLPSLPEAEEALFSVIKGTAERGGKVLIPALAVGRAQEIMLSLVDGFERGLLPDIPVYLDGMIYDSTAIHSAYPDYLSNYVRESVFKRDRDPFTEPHFNFVSSDERPDVTKGGPAVIIAPSGMLTGGPSVDYLKLLAPGEENSIVLVSYQAEGTLGRRLRDGARELRLQDEEGYITIKVKADVRVIEGFSAHADKVQLLSYLSTMEPRPHRVFLVHGEEEKMREFGPLASKSASIRTVSPQIGETFKLA
- a CDS encoding cell division protein SepF — protein: MGFFRKIFGGKHEEEEYYEEGEEEGFEEEPLDVEPARPRFLSEKAITVKPMNLRSAEDVEQILNEINEGNIVLLRYDDLASEGEEKLKFMVQKLKERILEMGGDLVMIRDRGYPPILIVPRFIEIWRSPD